One stretch of Meriones unguiculatus strain TT.TT164.6M chromosome 7, Bangor_MerUng_6.1, whole genome shotgun sequence DNA includes these proteins:
- the Mok gene encoding MAPK/MAK/MRK overlapping kinase isoform X9 yields the protein MQIARPHAQQDVLKLGDFGSCRSVYSKQPYTEYISTRWYRAPECLLTDGFYTYKMDLWSAGCVFYEIASLQPLFPGVNELDQISKIHDVIGTPCQKTLTKFKQSRAMSFDFPFKKGSGIPPLSANLSPQCLSLLCAMVAYDPDERIAAHQALQHPYFQVQRAAETQTLASHRKACFSKNPMVPESPSHNWPFSKECRKQKQPLRQEEGHTRRQRQASLMELPKLRLSGVTKLSSCSSPMLRSVLGTGTNGRVPVLRPLKCAGVNKKTDTQKDMKPHLKQYHLPTINRKGGEY from the exons ATGCAAATCGCTCGACCACATGCACAG CAGGATGTCCTGAAACTAGGGGACTTTGGGTCGTGCCGGAGTGTCTATTCCAAGCAGCCCTACACAGAGTACATCTCTACCCGGTGGTACCGGGCCCCAGAGTGTCTCCTCACTGATGGGTTCTACACATACAAGATGGACCTGTGGAGCGCTGGCTGCGTGTTCTACGAGATTGCCAG CCTGCAGCCACTCTTCCCTGGTGTAAATGAACTGGACCAGATCTCAAAGATCCATGATGTCATTGGTACCCCTTGTCAGAAGACCCTCACCAAGTTCAAACA GTCGAGAGCTATGAGTtttgattttccttttaaaaagggATCAGGAATACCTCCACTGTCAGCCAATCTGTCCCCACAATGCCTCTCCCTGCTGTGTGCAATGGTGGCTTACGACCCTGATGAACGAATCGCGGCTCACCAAGCCCTTCAGCACCCCTATTTCCAGGTGCAAAG GGCAGCTGAGACACAGACCCTGGCCAGCCACAGAAAAGCTTGCTTCTCCAAAAACCCCATGGTCCCAGAGTCACCCAGTCACAACTGGCCATTCTCAAAGGAGTGCAGAAAGCAG AAGCAGCCCCTGAGGCAAGAGGAGGGCCACACCAGAAGACAAAGGCAAGCCAGCCTGATGGAGTTGCCCAAACTGAGGCTGTCTGGAGTGACCAAACTGTCCTCGTGCTCCAGCCCAATGCTGCGCTCAGTGCTGGGCACTGGCACAAATGGAAGAGTCCCTGTGTTGAGACCCTTGAAGTGTGCTGGTGTGAACAAGAAG ACAGACACGCAGAAGGACATGAAACCTCACCTGAAACAGTATCACCTACCCACGATCAACAGGAAAGGGGGCGAATACTGA
- the Mok gene encoding MAPK/MAK/MRK overlapping kinase isoform X10, with amino-acid sequence MGSTHTRWTCGALAACSTRLPGREQGQHLSLSLQPLFPGVNELDQISKIHDVIGTPCQKTLTKFKQSRAMSFDFPFKKGSGIPPLSANLSPQCLSLLCAMVAYDPDERIAAHQALQHPYFQVQRAAETQTLASHRKACFSKNPMVPESPSHNWPFSKECRKQKQPLRQEEGHTRRQRQASLMELPKLRLSGVTKLSSCSSPMLRSVLGTGTNGRVPVLRPLKCAGVNKKTDTQKDMKPHLKQYHLPTINRKGGEY; translated from the exons ATGGGTTCTACACATACAAGATGGACCTGTGGAGCGCTGGCTGCGTGTTCTACGAGATTGCCAGGTAGAGAGCAAGGCCAGCACCTGAGCCTAAG CCTGCAGCCACTCTTCCCTGGTGTAAATGAACTGGACCAGATCTCAAAGATCCATGATGTCATTGGTACCCCTTGTCAGAAGACCCTCACCAAGTTCAAACA GTCGAGAGCTATGAGTtttgattttccttttaaaaagggATCAGGAATACCTCCACTGTCAGCCAATCTGTCCCCACAATGCCTCTCCCTGCTGTGTGCAATGGTGGCTTACGACCCTGATGAACGAATCGCGGCTCACCAAGCCCTTCAGCACCCCTATTTCCAGGTGCAAAG GGCAGCTGAGACACAGACCCTGGCCAGCCACAGAAAAGCTTGCTTCTCCAAAAACCCCATGGTCCCAGAGTCACCCAGTCACAACTGGCCATTCTCAAAGGAGTGCAGAAAGCAG AAGCAGCCCCTGAGGCAAGAGGAGGGCCACACCAGAAGACAAAGGCAAGCCAGCCTGATGGAGTTGCCCAAACTGAGGCTGTCTGGAGTGACCAAACTGTCCTCGTGCTCCAGCCCAATGCTGCGCTCAGTGCTGGGCACTGGCACAAATGGAAGAGTCCCTGTGTTGAGACCCTTGAAGTGTGCTGGTGTGAACAAGAAG ACAGACACGCAGAAGGACATGAAACCTCACCTGAAACAGTATCACCTACCCACGATCAACAGGAAAGGGGGCGAATACTGA
- the Mok gene encoding MAPK/MAK/MRK overlapping kinase isoform X6 produces the protein MTVDSGYSFSRGEDIHYQRRRSCIICTNYANRSTTCTGSWEGVPPQQRADSRRRLGITEQDVLKLGDFGSCRSVYSKQPYTEYISTRWYRAPECLLTDGFYTYKMDLWSAGCVFYEIASLQPLFPGVNELDQISKIHDVIGTPCQKTLTKFKQSRAMSFDFPFKKGSGIPPLSANLSPQCLSLLCAMVAYDPDERIAAHQALQHPYFQVQRAAETQTLASHRKACFSKNPMVPESPSHNWPFSKECRKQKQPLRQEEGHTRRQRQASLMELPKLRLSGVTKLSSCSSPMLRSVLGTGTNGRVPVLRPLKCAGVNKKTDTQKDMKPHLKQYHLPTINRKGGEY, from the exons GGAGAAGACATCCATTATCAGAGAAGAAGATCATGCATTATATGTACCAATTATGCAAATCGCTCGACCACATGCACAGGTAGCTGGGAGGGGGTGCCTCCCCAGCAGCGTGCAGACTCTAGGCGGAGACTTGGGATCACTGAG CAGGATGTCCTGAAACTAGGGGACTTTGGGTCGTGCCGGAGTGTCTATTCCAAGCAGCCCTACACAGAGTACATCTCTACCCGGTGGTACCGGGCCCCAGAGTGTCTCCTCACTGATGGGTTCTACACATACAAGATGGACCTGTGGAGCGCTGGCTGCGTGTTCTACGAGATTGCCAG CCTGCAGCCACTCTTCCCTGGTGTAAATGAACTGGACCAGATCTCAAAGATCCATGATGTCATTGGTACCCCTTGTCAGAAGACCCTCACCAAGTTCAAACA GTCGAGAGCTATGAGTtttgattttccttttaaaaagggATCAGGAATACCTCCACTGTCAGCCAATCTGTCCCCACAATGCCTCTCCCTGCTGTGTGCAATGGTGGCTTACGACCCTGATGAACGAATCGCGGCTCACCAAGCCCTTCAGCACCCCTATTTCCAGGTGCAAAG GGCAGCTGAGACACAGACCCTGGCCAGCCACAGAAAAGCTTGCTTCTCCAAAAACCCCATGGTCCCAGAGTCACCCAGTCACAACTGGCCATTCTCAAAGGAGTGCAGAAAGCAG AAGCAGCCCCTGAGGCAAGAGGAGGGCCACACCAGAAGACAAAGGCAAGCCAGCCTGATGGAGTTGCCCAAACTGAGGCTGTCTGGAGTGACCAAACTGTCCTCGTGCTCCAGCCCAATGCTGCGCTCAGTGCTGGGCACTGGCACAAATGGAAGAGTCCCTGTGTTGAGACCCTTGAAGTGTGCTGGTGTGAACAAGAAG ACAGACACGCAGAAGGACATGAAACCTCACCTGAAACAGTATCACCTACCCACGATCAACAGGAAAGGGGGCGAATACTGA
- the Mok gene encoding MAPK/MAK/MRK overlapping kinase isoform X8 yields MHYMYQLCKSLDHMHRNGIFHRDVKPENILVKQDVLKLGDFGSCRSVYSKQPYTEYISTRWYRAPECLLTDGFYTYKMDLWSAGCVFYEIASLQPLFPGVNELDQISKIHDVIGTPCQKTLTKFKQSRAMSFDFPFKKGSGIPPLSANLSPQCLSLLCAMVAYDPDERIAAHQALQHPYFQVQRAAETQTLASHRKACFSKNPMVPESPSHNWPFSKECRKQKQPLRQEEGHTRRQRQASLMELPKLRLSGVTKLSSCSSPMLRSVLGTGTNGRVPVLRPLKCAGVNKKTDTQKDMKPHLKQYHLPTINRKGGEY; encoded by the exons ATGCATTATATGTACCAATTATGCAAATCGCTCGACCACATGCACAG AAACGGGATATTTCACAGAGATGTAAAACCAGAAAATATCCTAGTAAAG CAGGATGTCCTGAAACTAGGGGACTTTGGGTCGTGCCGGAGTGTCTATTCCAAGCAGCCCTACACAGAGTACATCTCTACCCGGTGGTACCGGGCCCCAGAGTGTCTCCTCACTGATGGGTTCTACACATACAAGATGGACCTGTGGAGCGCTGGCTGCGTGTTCTACGAGATTGCCAG CCTGCAGCCACTCTTCCCTGGTGTAAATGAACTGGACCAGATCTCAAAGATCCATGATGTCATTGGTACCCCTTGTCAGAAGACCCTCACCAAGTTCAAACA GTCGAGAGCTATGAGTtttgattttccttttaaaaagggATCAGGAATACCTCCACTGTCAGCCAATCTGTCCCCACAATGCCTCTCCCTGCTGTGTGCAATGGTGGCTTACGACCCTGATGAACGAATCGCGGCTCACCAAGCCCTTCAGCACCCCTATTTCCAGGTGCAAAG GGCAGCTGAGACACAGACCCTGGCCAGCCACAGAAAAGCTTGCTTCTCCAAAAACCCCATGGTCCCAGAGTCACCCAGTCACAACTGGCCATTCTCAAAGGAGTGCAGAAAGCAG AAGCAGCCCCTGAGGCAAGAGGAGGGCCACACCAGAAGACAAAGGCAAGCCAGCCTGATGGAGTTGCCCAAACTGAGGCTGTCTGGAGTGACCAAACTGTCCTCGTGCTCCAGCCCAATGCTGCGCTCAGTGCTGGGCACTGGCACAAATGGAAGAGTCCCTGTGTTGAGACCCTTGAAGTGTGCTGGTGTGAACAAGAAG ACAGACACGCAGAAGGACATGAAACCTCACCTGAAACAGTATCACCTACCCACGATCAACAGGAAAGGGGGCGAATACTGA